The window CCCGTACCCTGCGAAGGAACCGATTCTGCAATTTTTAAATTCGGTGATATGGAAAATGTATGCGATGTTATAAAAAGTTCCGTAATTTACTTAAAAACAGATAAGTGTCCCATTCTTTTTTCGTGCAGCATGTATTTAATAGAAAATACCTGTACCCATTTTTTTAATAAGCTAAAAGAAAACACCGATAAAAAGGTTATTTTATATAAAGGCAAATCCGAATTGGAAAAAAACATACAGGAAGTTTACGGAAAAAAGTTTGATAATTTAAAATACCTAAAAGCAAAAGAAATTTTAGATTACATTGAAAGTGTTTTAAAAAAAATAGATGAGTATTCAGACCTCAGTGCTGAAGAAGCTTTTTTACTGCGTTATTATACGCCTTATATTTTAGACCTTGAAAGAAGAAAAAAATATTTTGACGATATTTGTAACAGCATAAAATTTAAAACCGAAAAAAATATAATTCAAAAAATTATTGCTCTCTGCCCGAGAGGTTCATATAAAACAATTTTAAAGGAGGTAAAAAAAGAAGCTTATATTAATCCGAAAGAAAATAGAGTTATACGCCTTTGCCGAGGCTGGAACAATGCTGATTACGGATATAAATATTGTCCGTATAAATATAATATGAACGTAATGTACCAGGAGGATTAAAATGGCAGATTACAGAAAAATGTGGGAAGATCTGGGTATGGATGTTAAAACCCACGACTTGTTATGCGAGGCCTTGCCCGGCGCATTTGGAGATGTCTACTTGGCTCAAGAAAACAGACCTGAGGGAATGGATTTTTTCAACATGGTTGTAGCAGACATTCACGGTATTCGTCCGCAAGAACTTGTGGATTTTCAAAAGGAAGGAGGAAAGGTTGTAGGTTCCTTTTGTATTCATGTTCCTGATGAAGTAGTAATTGCGGCAGGAGCCATTGCAACGGGCCTTTGCAGCGGGTCACAATTTTGGGTCCCCGACGGTGAAAAATTTTTACCTACGGCAACTTGTCCGTTAATCAAGGCCTCACTAGGAGCCCGCTTTGGAAAGACCTGTCCTTTCTTTAGAATATGTGACTTGTTTGTCGGTGAAACAACCTGTGACGGAAAAAAGAAGGCTTGGGAAATTTTGGCAGAAGATGCACCCATGCATATTATGGACATTCCCCAGATGAAAAGGCCTCAGGATTTTGAAAAATGGGCTTGCGAAATTAAGGGCTACATCAAAAAACTTGAGGAACTTACAGGAAACACCGTTACACCCGAATCTTTAAAAAAGGCAATCGAAATTGTAAACAACAAAAGAAAGGCCTTGCAAAGATTGAATAATTTTAGAAAGCTGGAAAACATTCCTATTTCCGGTAAAGATGTTTTATTGATTCATCAGATTGCCTTTTACGATGATCCTACCCGTTTTGTAACAATGGTAAACAAGCTCTGTGATGAACTTGAAACACGAAAAAAGCAAAATGTTTCCGTCTTTAAAAAAGGAACAAAGAGAATCCTTTTGACGGGAACTCCGCTTTCAATTCCAAACTGGAAAATTCATCACATAATCGAAACTACGGGAGGAGCTGTTGTTTGTGAAGAGATGTGTACCGGAATAAGATACTGTGAGGCTTTGGTTGATGAAACGGGAACCACAATTGATGAAATGGTTAATAACTTAACAAAAAGGTATTTGGGACATATAAACTGTGCTTGTTTTACCCCAAATAAAGAAAGAATCGATGATATTATCCGGCTTGCAAAAGAATATAAGGCAGACGGCGTTATCGATTTAAATTTAAAATTCTGTAATATCTATGATACGGAAGGATATTTTGTCGAAAAGGTTTTACGCGAACATAATATTCCCTGCTTAGGCATTGAAACGGATTATACCGATGAAGATGCAGAGCAGCTAAAAACCCGTATCGGTGCTTTTATAGAAATGTTAAGATGATGAAAAATTATTATGTTTTTTTGCCCGATTCAAAAACAGCTCTTAAGCTTTACGGTCTTATAAAAAAAGAAGGCATAAAGTGTACAATGGCTCCTACTCCCAGGGAAGCTGAAGCTTGCTGCGGAGTAAGTATTCTCTATTATGATTTTTCCGACACGGATAAAATTAAGGAGATAATCGAAGAAGAAGGCATTAAAATAAGTAAATTTTGGGAAAGTGAAAAAATTTTTAATCCCGAAAGAAATAAATTTTGCTGATTTTTTAGGGAACGCCGTAAAGAATAATTCTTGTACGGCGTTTCTTTTTATGCTTTAGGACTTATAAGTCCATTTTCGTATATTACTTCAATCAAAGTCTCATAACTGATATTATTTTTGCCTATCCAGCTTTCAACTTCTTCCTTTTGCGCATTTTGAAAAAGACATGCAAAACCGCAGCCGGCTTTTAAAAAGCCCGGTATTGGAACCAGCTTTGCATTTATAGGGTCAGCCTTTATCATCGAGTCGCATTGAATTGCTGCTGTTGTCGTTCCAAAGGTAATTATATAATTCATTTTAGTTTTTTCCTTTCTGAAACAACTTCCAAAAAGGCTTCAAGTCTTGTTGCAAATTGTCCCGCATCTTCTTGCGAATAATCCGATTCTATGTGAATATAGGGAAGTCCTTTTTGCATGATGTGTTTTCCGACAGTATGAGCTTCAAGGTTGAAGGTGTGGCAGGCAACCAAGGTACATTCGATTACGGCATCAGCCTTGTAGTGATCTAAAAGATAATCCAAATCCTTGAGCCTTCCGGGATTTGGACTCATAACGGAACAGTTTGTTTTAAGATACTTTTCGGCAATAGCCTCAATCGGATCTCTTGCTGGGTCTTCGTCTACAAATTCCATGTGGGTGCGTAAACCCGAACAGCTGTCATAACCTACGATTACAGCTCCCAGTTTTTCAATCTGTGCCAAAATTTTTTCTTTTACGCCTCCCAAGGGGCAGCCCGTAACTAAAATCCTCGGCCGTTCATCCCTTGTGCCTTTTAAATTCTTTTCCCAATATTCTTTTAATTCTTTTGTGCGTTTTACTATCTCGGCATTTTTCTGCTGTATATCGTATTGAAAACCGAAGGCTTCTTTTACATTAAACTGTTCCAAGCCTGAAACAGGAGAAGGGTCTAGGGCTGAAAGTTCAAAGAAATTTACAAGGTTTCTTCTTTCCTGATTGCAGTCCTTTATAGCCTGTCTTAAATCGTCTTCGGTTATTGTTATGTTATAAAATTCCTCGATTCTTTCTTTTAGCTTTTTTACCTCATCAGCCCAAAAGGGGTATGCCTTCGGATCAAGGTTATTTTGAGGAAGATGCATCACATAGGTCGGCTTTATATCGTTTAAAAGTTCGAACATCTTTTTTTTGCCGTCACAGGTAGTTTCTCCCACAATAAAATCAGAAAAATAAAAGAACGGACAGGTGTCGGTTATGGCATGTCCGTAAGAAGCTTTTATAAGAGGACATAGGTTCTTAGGTAAATCTCTCTCGGCTGCACTTATGGGCTTTTCACTTGTTGCACATAAAGAAACGGGAACGGCCCCGGCTGCATATACAAGTTCGGTAGGTACATAGGAACAGTAAAGGCCGATAACCTTGCCGCCTCCATCTTTTAAACTTTTTAAAGCTAAAAATTTTTTCTGCTGAGCTTCAGCCAAGCTGTCAAAGCCCTTAGGCAAATTGTTCATAATCATACTCCAAAAATAGTTTAGATTGAGACACTCTATATTTATTATAATATATTAATATTTATTAAAAAAAATTACAAGTAGTTGAGGTAAATATATAAAATTTTATTGTTATGTTTGAGCAGTTTCGTTTAAAAACTCATTACGGTAGTTTGAGATATTTTTATAATATAATCTCACTTTTTATTGCATTTTTAGAATATTTTTGCTTATAGTATTTTTCGGATAATATACCCGGTAAAATTACCGTTTGATAATAAGTTGTTTTTCTACTAAAGAAATCTTCCTTATCCGTGATTTTATTCTCTTTTATGTATAACATAAAACTGAACATTGAGGTAATTATTATGTGGTAAGCTATATTTGCCTTAATATTCGGATTAAGCTGCGCCTTTTGCTGCATTTCGGTAAGCTCATCAAGAATTGAGCGGTAAAGCTGCTTTGCATGCCCTCTAAAATAAAATTTGTACAGTACGTCTTCGGGAACATTCAACCATGAAGTACTGAAATCTATCTCTTCCTGCGTCAAAATTTCATGCAGATCAAGCAGTTTCGCCGGGTAAAAAAAAGACGCATTCCGCCTTTTTTCCTCTTCAAAAATTTTTTTTTCTATCTCAGAGAAGAAAAATAGGTACATTTCCGCCTTATCATCAAAATATTTATAAAAACTCCCTATTGATATGTCCATCTCTTTTACTAAATCTCTTATCGAAATAGATTCATAATCTTTTTTTATAAACATATTATATATAGTTTTACGTAATTTTTCTTTCCGTTCATCGGATAATTTTAAAAAAGTGGATTTAGGCATTTTTTCTGAGATTCTCCAATAATTTGATATACGTTTGACATTAGCTAACATTGTATAATAATTTAGGAAAAAAAGCAATATTTTTATTTTTTTTGTTGACAGCCATTTAAAACCGTGTTATACTTTTCTTAAAGTGAACATGTTCACTATGCATTATAGGAATGTGATTGTTTTAAGATTTTTTTATGAGTAGGTGGCTTAATGAAAAAGTATATTTTGAAAAGGAGTTTTTCAGCTTTTATAACGATTATTGTCGTTTTTACCATTAATTTTATAATTATTAATATTGCCCCCGGCAATCCCATTAAGACTATGATGGGAAAAGAAACCGATAATATTGAGCAAACTAAAGCTCTTGAAGAAAAATATGGCTTAAACAAGCCTCTATATGAGCAATATTTCCGATATTTAAAAAATATTTCAACAGGAGATTTAGGAATTTCAATTATATACAATAAACCCGTTTCAAAAATGATTTTAGAGAAAATAGGGCCTACAATCCTTCTTGTACTTACAGCTGCAGTTATATCGCTTCTTCTTGGTACGGCTATGGGAATAGTCGCTGCTCGGAAAGAAGGAGGTTTTATTGATGTAAGCTTATCGGGTATAAACTATGTTTTAAACGCTTTACCGTCTTTTTGGCTGGCATTAATGCTGATTATTTTATTTTCTACAAAATTGAAATGGCTGCCGACATTCGGAATGACCGATCCCAGAGCAGGATATACCGGAATTAAATATATAAAAGATGTAATTATCCACCTAATTTTACCTATAACAACTTTAGTCTTGATAGAGCTTCCGTTGTATTTTCGAATTGCGAAGTCTTCGGTTCTACAGGTAACAAATGAAGATTTTATTATGACATTAAGAGCTGCGGGTATGAATGAAAAAAAGATTTTTAGAAAATATATTTTTAAAAATGCGATTTTACCTACAATTACCGTTTTCGGCATATCGTTGGCATATTTAATTACAGGTGTAGCTCTTATCGAAATTGTTTTTGCATGGCCGGGAACGGGAAGGCTTGTATTAAATGCCATTAATCAAAGAGATTATCCCGTTTTAATGGGTATTTATCTCATTATGAGTATTGCAATTGCTGTTATGATGATGGTTGTAGATATTGTGTATGCAATAGTAGATCCCAGAATCAGATATTAAGGGGATGAATTATGAAAATCGAAAAAATACGGGAACTTTGTAAAGCGGCTTATTCTGACAAGCAAATGAGGCTGGGACTTATCTGTCTTTTAATATTGCTGATAATCATATCGTTTGCTCCTCAAATTGCAAATTTTAATCCCTATGAATACGGGAATGATATTCTATCCGGCTTAGGAAAAAACGGACATATTTTAGGAACCAACCATATGGGACAAGACGTTTTCAGTATGATTATTTACGGCACAGCGACATCATTAAAAGTTGCTATCATTTCAGCCTTAATATCGGGAATCCTAGGTGTAATAATCGGAGGGATAGCAGGATTTTTTGGAGGCAAGGTAGATCAAATAATATCCGAATGTATAAATATTTTTATGATGCTCCCCACCTTCTTTTTGATTCTATTGATTATAGCTCTTTTCGGGAGCAGCATTTATAACGTCATGGTAGTTATCGGAATAACAACATGGCCGAGTAATGCAAAACTAATGCGGGCTCAAGCCCTTTCAATACGGGAACGCACATATGTTAAGTCGGCAAAAGCTCTCGGAGAAAACAACAGACAAATTTTATTTAAATATATTATTCCTAACGGCATTTTTCCTGTGATTGCAAATACTACGGTAGGAATGTCCAATGCTATTTTAACGGAAGCGGGCCTTTCTTTTCTAGGATTGGGAGATCCGAATATTATCTCGTGGGGACAAATGATATATCAGGGAAAGCCATATATCACAACCGCATGGTGGATATCGACATTTGCAGGGATAGGGATCGTAGTAACGGTAACTACATTTTATCTTTTAGGTGACGGATTAAATCACATCCTAAACCCGAAAAACATATCAAGCGGAGGCAGGTAAACATGGAAACCGTTTTAAATGTAGAAAAAATAAACATCACATATAGAAACAAACATAAAAGCGTGTATGCGGTAAAAGATATTTCGTTTATGCTGAATCAAGGAGATTCGCTGGGAATTGTAGGTGAATCCGGTTCCGGAAAATCCACATTAGCTATGGGGCTTTTAAAGTTATTACCCGCCCGCAGTACAGCTATTACAGGATGCGTCGAATTCGATAAAAAAAATTTATTGGAATTAACCGACCGGCAATATAACGAACTGCGATGGAAAGAAATCTCTGTTGTGTTTCAAAAATCAATGAATGCATTAAGTCCTGTACATAGAATCAGCGTACAAATAGAAGACATTTACCGCGTACATTATCCAGACACTCCGTCCCAGAAAATTAAAGAGAGGGCATTATATTTATTTTCACTGGTTAATCTTTCCAGCCGTGTTTATAATTTATATCCTCATGAGCTAAGCGGCGGAATGCTGCAGCGCATATCGATTGCAATCAGTCTATTGTTTTCGCCTAAACTTTTAATTTTAGATGAAGCTACGACGGCTCTGGACACGGTTACACAGGGACAAATATTGGATGAAATAGTTAAGCTCGAAACCGAAATGAATATGACTCGTATTATGATTACTCATGATATAAGTGTTGTTTCGCAATCATGTAATAAAGTAGGAATTATGTATGCAGGAGAATTAATGGAAATAGGAGCTACGGAAACCGTTTTAAAATATCCGAAACATCCTTATACCAAAGCGCTTATAGAATCCTTTCCCTCCTTGTACGGAGAAAAAAAACCGCTTAAATCCATAGAAGGGTTTATTCCCGATTTATCGCAGCAATACAAAGGATGCATTTTTGCTCCGCGTTGTAAGAATGCAATGGATATATGCAAATCCCATAAACCTCAGAAAACCGAATTTAAAGACGGGGATGTGTATTGTCATCTTTATGAGGAGGCGGCAAAATGAAAGAATTTATCAGTATTCAAAATATAAAAAAATTTTATCCGGTAAAAAAAGGAAAATCATTATTTACAAAAAGCCGTTCATTTGTTAAAGCTCTTGATAATATCAACTTGGAATTAAAACAAGGAGAAATTCTGGGTTTAATCGGCGAAAGCGGCTGCGGAAAATCTACATTAGGAAGAATATTAAGCCGCTTGGAAGAACCGACGGACGGTGATGTATATATAGACGGACTTTCAACAAAGCAGATAATGAAAAACGACTCTAAAGGTTTTAGAAGATTAGTGCAAATTATATTTCAAAACCCGTATGATTCCTTTACACCGAAAAATACCATAGAAGAAATATTGTTGCGTCCGTTAAAAATACACAATATTGCAGAAAATGATGCTGAAAGAAAAAAGATTCTCATAACGGAATTGGAAAACGGAGGCTTACATCCTGCTGCCGATTTTTTAAAACGATATCCGCATCAATTATCTGGCGGCCAAT of the Treponema denticola ATCC 35405 genome contains:
- a CDS encoding double-cubane-cluster-containing anaerobic reductase; the encoded protein is MADYRKMWEDLGMDVKTHDLLCEALPGAFGDVYLAQENRPEGMDFFNMVVADIHGIRPQELVDFQKEGGKVVGSFCIHVPDEVVIAAGAIATGLCSGSQFWVPDGEKFLPTATCPLIKASLGARFGKTCPFFRICDLFVGETTCDGKKKAWEILAEDAPMHIMDIPQMKRPQDFEKWACEIKGYIKKLEELTGNTVTPESLKKAIEIVNNKRKALQRLNNFRKLENIPISGKDVLLIHQIAFYDDPTRFVTMVNKLCDELETRKKQNVSVFKKGTKRILLTGTPLSIPNWKIHHIIETTGGAVVCEEMCTGIRYCEALVDETGTTIDEMVNNLTKRYLGHINCACFTPNKERIDDIIRLAKEYKADGVIDLNLKFCNIYDTEGYFVEKVLREHNIPCLGIETDYTDEDAEQLKTRIGAFIEMLR
- a CDS encoding DUF3343 domain-containing protein, encoding MMKNYYVFLPDSKTALKLYGLIKKEGIKCTMAPTPREAEACCGVSILYYDFSDTDKIKEIIEEEGIKISKFWESEKIFNPERNKFC
- a CDS encoding DUF3343 domain-containing protein, with amino-acid sequence MNYIITFGTTTAAIQCDSMIKADPINAKLVPIPGFLKAGCGFACLFQNAQKEEVESWIGKNNISYETLIEVIYENGLISPKA
- a CDS encoding double-cubane-cluster-containing anaerobic reductase, which produces MNNLPKGFDSLAEAQQKKFLALKSLKDGGGKVIGLYCSYVPTELVYAAGAVPVSLCATSEKPISAAERDLPKNLCPLIKASYGHAITDTCPFFYFSDFIVGETTCDGKKKMFELLNDIKPTYVMHLPQNNLDPKAYPFWADEVKKLKERIEEFYNITITEDDLRQAIKDCNQERRNLVNFFELSALDPSPVSGLEQFNVKEAFGFQYDIQQKNAEIVKRTKELKEYWEKNLKGTRDERPRILVTGCPLGGVKEKILAQIEKLGAVIVGYDSCSGLRTHMEFVDEDPARDPIEAIAEKYLKTNCSVMSPNPGRLKDLDYLLDHYKADAVIECTLVACHTFNLEAHTVGKHIMQKGLPYIHIESDYSQEDAGQFATRLEAFLEVVSERKKLK
- a CDS encoding TetR/AcrR family transcriptional regulator, encoding MPKSTFLKLSDERKEKLRKTIYNMFIKKDYESISIRDLVKEMDISIGSFYKYFDDKAEMYLFFFSEIEKKIFEEEKRRNASFFYPAKLLDLHEILTQEEIDFSTSWLNVPEDVLYKFYFRGHAKQLYRSILDELTEMQQKAQLNPNIKANIAYHIIITSMFSFMLYIKENKITDKEDFFSRKTTYYQTVILPGILSEKYYKQKYSKNAIKSEIIL
- a CDS encoding ABC transporter permease — translated: MKKYILKRSFSAFITIIVVFTINFIIINIAPGNPIKTMMGKETDNIEQTKALEEKYGLNKPLYEQYFRYLKNISTGDLGISIIYNKPVSKMILEKIGPTILLVLTAAVISLLLGTAMGIVAARKEGGFIDVSLSGINYVLNALPSFWLALMLIILFSTKLKWLPTFGMTDPRAGYTGIKYIKDVIIHLILPITTLVLIELPLYFRIAKSSVLQVTNEDFIMTLRAAGMNEKKIFRKYIFKNAILPTITVFGISLAYLITGVALIEIVFAWPGTGRLVLNAINQRDYPVLMGIYLIMSIAIAVMMMVVDIVYAIVDPRIRY
- a CDS encoding ABC transporter permease; translation: MKIEKIRELCKAAYSDKQMRLGLICLLILLIIISFAPQIANFNPYEYGNDILSGLGKNGHILGTNHMGQDVFSMIIYGTATSLKVAIISALISGILGVIIGGIAGFFGGKVDQIISECINIFMMLPTFFLILLIIALFGSSIYNVMVVIGITTWPSNAKLMRAQALSIRERTYVKSAKALGENNRQILFKYIIPNGIFPVIANTTVGMSNAILTEAGLSFLGLGDPNIISWGQMIYQGKPYITTAWWISTFAGIGIVVTVTTFYLLGDGLNHILNPKNISSGGR
- a CDS encoding ABC transporter ATP-binding protein, which codes for METVLNVEKINITYRNKHKSVYAVKDISFMLNQGDSLGIVGESGSGKSTLAMGLLKLLPARSTAITGCVEFDKKNLLELTDRQYNELRWKEISVVFQKSMNALSPVHRISVQIEDIYRVHYPDTPSQKIKERALYLFSLVNLSSRVYNLYPHELSGGMLQRISIAISLLFSPKLLILDEATTALDTVTQGQILDEIVKLETEMNMTRIMITHDISVVSQSCNKVGIMYAGELMEIGATETVLKYPKHPYTKALIESFPSLYGEKKPLKSIEGFIPDLSQQYKGCIFAPRCKNAMDICKSHKPQKTEFKDGDVYCHLYEEAAK
- a CDS encoding oligopeptide/dipeptide ABC transporter ATP-binding protein; amino-acid sequence: MKEFISIQNIKKFYPVKKGKSLFTKSRSFVKALDNINLELKQGEILGLIGESGCGKSTLGRILSRLEEPTDGDVYIDGLSTKQIMKNDSKGFRRLVQIIFQNPYDSFTPKNTIEEILLRPLKIHNIAENDAERKKILITELENGGLHPAADFLKRYPHQLSGGQLQRISIIRAMLLKPQFIIADEPVSMLDVSVRADIINMLLNLKKQYNATIVFISHDISLTRYISDKIAVMYLGRIVEYGDADDIIKNPKHPYTKVLISNCGSSDPTEKTEKIFIQGEPPTPIDPKDMCYFAPRCFMATDECFGSYPDTKKLYEGHIAACHKL